A stretch of Fusobacterium periodonticum ATCC 33693 DNA encodes these proteins:
- the purE gene encoding 5-(carboxyamino)imidazole ribonucleotide mutase, whose protein sequence is MKVGIIFGSKSDVDVMKGAADCLKKFGIEYSAHVLSAHRVPELLEETLEKFEKEDYGVIIAGAGLAAHLPGVIASKTVLPVIGVPIKAAVEGLDALFSIVQMPKSIPVATVAINNSYNAGMLAVEILAVGNKELREKLLEFRKEMKEDFKKNIHVEL, encoded by the coding sequence ATGAAAGTAGGAATTATATTTGGAAGTAAGTCAGATGTTGATGTGATGAAGGGAGCAGCAGACTGTTTAAAAAAGTTTGGGATAGAATACTCTGCACACGTTTTATCAGCACATAGAGTTCCAGAACTTTTAGAAGAAACTTTAGAAAAATTTGAAAAAGAAGACTATGGAGTTATCATTGCTGGAGCAGGACTTGCAGCACATTTACCAGGGGTTATTGCTTCAAAAACTGTTTTACCTGTAATTGGAGTACCTATAAAAGCTGCAGTAGAAGGTTTAGATGCACTATTCTCAATAGTACAAATGCCAAAATCAATTCCAGTTGCAACTGTAGCAATTAATAATTCATATAATGCTGGAATGTTAGCAGTAGAAATATTAGCAGTTGGAAATAAAGAATTAAGAGAAAAACTTTTAGAATTTAGAAAAGAAATGAAAGAAGATTTCAAAAAAAATATACATGTAGAATTATAA
- the purC gene encoding phosphoribosylaminoimidazolesuccinocarboxamide synthase: MEKGKFIYEGKAKQLYETDDKDLVIVHYKDDATAGNGAKKGTIHNKGVMNNEITTLIFNMLEEHGIKTHFVKKLNDRDQLCQRVTIFPLEVIVRNIIAGSMAKRVGIKEGTKINNTIFEICYKNDEYGDPLINDHHAVAMGLATYDELKEIYDITGKINNLLKEKFDKIGITLVDFKIEFGKNSKGEILLADEITPDTCRLWDKETGEKLDKDRFRRDLGNIEEAYIEVVKRLTEAK; this comes from the coding sequence ATGGAAAAAGGAAAATTTATTTATGAAGGAAAGGCAAAACAATTATATGAAACTGATGATAAGGATTTAGTTATTGTTCACTATAAAGATGATGCAACAGCAGGAAATGGAGCTAAAAAAGGAACTATCCATAATAAAGGTGTAATGAATAATGAAATAACAACTTTAATATTTAATATGTTAGAAGAACATGGAATAAAAACTCACTTTGTTAAAAAATTAAATGACAGAGATCAACTATGTCAAAGAGTAACAATATTTCCTTTAGAAGTAATAGTTAGAAATATAATAGCTGGTTCTATGGCTAAAAGAGTTGGAATAAAAGAAGGAACTAAAATAAATAACACTATATTTGAAATTTGTTATAAAAATGATGAATATGGAGATCCTTTAATAAATGACCACCATGCAGTAGCAATGGGACTTGCAACTTATGATGAATTAAAAGAAATCTATGATATCACAGGAAAAATTAACAATCTTTTAAAAGAAAAATTCGATAAAATTGGAATAACTTTAGTAGATTTCAAAATTGAATTTGGTAAAAATTCTAAGGGAGAAATCTTACTTGCTGATGAAATTACTCCTGATACTTGTAGATTATGGGATAAAGAAACTGGAGAAAAACTAGATAAAGATAGATTCAGAAGAGATTTAGGGAATATAGAAGAAGCATATATAGAAGTTGTAAAAAGATTGACTGAAGCAAAATAA
- the purF gene encoding amidophosphoribosyltransferase: MGILALHSKKVRKDLVGIAYYGMYALQHRGQEGAGYTICDSKTNNEVRIKTVKNIGLVSDVFKVEDFQKYLGTILIAHTRYGSKNTVSIRNCQPIGGESAMGYISLVHNGDLSNREELKQELLNNGSLFQTSIDTEIILKFLSINGKYGYKEAVLKTVEKLKGCFALGIIINDKLIGVRDPEGLRPLCLGRIPEDDMYVLASESCALDAIGAEFVRDIEAGEMVVIDDNGVESIKYKESTKKASSFEYIYFGRPDSVIDGISVYDFRHQTGRYLYEQNPIEADIVIGVPDSGVPAAIGYSEASGIPYSAALLKNKYIGRTFIAPVQELRERAVRVKLNPIKELIKDKRVVVIDDSIVRGTTSKKLIDVLFEAGAKEVHFRSASPVVIEESYFGVNIDPNNKLMGSYMSIEEIRKAIGATTLDYLSLKNLKKILNGGDDFYTGCFKEDEK, translated from the coding sequence ATGGGTATATTAGCTTTGCACTCAAAAAAGGTTAGAAAGGACTTAGTAGGAATTGCATATTATGGAATGTATGCTTTACAACATAGAGGACAAGAAGGAGCAGGTTATACTATCTGTGATTCTAAAACTAATAATGAAGTTAGAATAAAAACAGTTAAAAATATTGGACTTGTTTCAGATGTGTTCAAAGTTGAAGACTTCCAAAAATATCTTGGAACTATTTTAATAGCACATACAAGATATGGTAGCAAGAATACAGTTTCTATAAGAAACTGTCAACCTATAGGTGGAGAGTCTGCAATGGGTTATATATCTCTTGTACATAATGGTGATCTATCAAATAGAGAAGAGTTAAAACAAGAATTATTAAACAATGGTTCTTTATTTCAAACATCAATAGATACTGAAATTATACTAAAATTTTTAAGTATTAATGGTAAGTATGGATATAAAGAAGCAGTTTTAAAAACTGTTGAAAAATTAAAAGGTTGTTTTGCTCTTGGAATAATAATAAATGATAAACTTATAGGAGTGCGTGATCCTGAAGGATTAAGACCATTATGTTTAGGTAGAATACCTGAAGATGATATGTATGTTCTAGCTTCTGAAAGTTGTGCATTAGATGCCATAGGTGCAGAATTTGTAAGAGATATTGAAGCTGGAGAAATGGTAGTTATAGATGATAATGGAGTGGAAAGCATAAAATATAAAGAAAGTACTAAAAAAGCAAGTTCATTTGAATATATCTATTTTGGAAGACCAGATAGTGTTATAGATGGAATCAGTGTCTATGATTTTAGACATCAAACAGGTAGATATCTATATGAACAAAATCCAATTGAAGCTGATATAGTTATAGGTGTTCCTGATTCAGGAGTTCCTGCAGCAATAGGATATTCTGAAGCAAGTGGAATTCCTTACTCAGCAGCACTTTTAAAGAATAAATATATAGGTAGAACATTTATTGCTCCAGTTCAAGAATTAAGAGAAAGAGCAGTAAGAGTTAAATTAAATCCAATAAAAGAATTAATTAAAGATAAAAGAGTAGTAGTTATAGATGACTCTATAGTTCGTGGAACAACATCTAAAAAACTAATAGATGTTTTATTTGAAGCTGGAGCGAAAGAAGTACATTTTAGATCAGCTTCTCCTGTTGTTATAGAAGAATCATATTTTGGAGTTAATATAGATCCTAACAATAAATTAATGGGTAGTTATATGAGTATCGAAGAAATAAGAAAAGCAATAGGAGCAACAACATTAGATTATCTATCATTAAAAAATTTAAAGAAAATTTTAAATGGTGGAGATGATTTTTATAC